The window CAAACTAAAACACAACAATTCCAAACATCATACAAGACCAGGCCTTAAAACAAACAACTAGGCCTTAAAAGTTAAAACACACTAGGACAAGAATTGGGCTTAACCCTAAACCACTCAAGAAAACAAAGCAAACAACACGCTAAATCTTAGAAGGTGCGTGAATGGTGGAGGCTGTTGCTGAAGTCGGTGGTGTCATCAACGGCTGTCGCTGGAGTAGATGGTGTCATTAGCAAAACCAAAGGGAGGTGTAGCGACAGTAGCTGTCATCCAAGTTGAGGCGGTTGATGGTATAAACGAGGCCTCGAGGGGAGTTCTCCGCGGAGGAAAAAGACAAAAAATGATGTTCACATGCAAAAAGAGGCTTACCGCTCTCAAATATATTTTTCAAGGACCAAATTCAGCAAGTGATGTCATTTTTGGACTCAAATTAAAAGAACCAACGTGATTTTAAAAAAAAAATATATATTCAAAGACCAAACTGATTTTAGCCCTAAATTTTGAGAGGGTAAACTGAATTTAGTCCAAATAAATAAACACAATGATCGCTATATATATCCATGATCCTCTATATCTTGGACTAATCACTATAGGATCAATTAAAATATATAAGATCACTATATATATCCAGAATCCTATATATCTTGGATCATCCTATGTATCTTAGACTAATATCAATCATATATATCCAATATCCTATATATCATGGGTCATCCAAGTCTATTGAAGGGATCCTCTCCACTGATATCATTTTGTTTTCCACACTACACAAATTCCATATCACCCTAGCCTAGAGAACATTGAGGTTCAAACCATAGGTAGCTCTAGTCCTGCCAAACCTAAGATTTGCGAAATTTTTCATTAGCTCCAAATTTAAAGTTTATAAGAATCGACTAACTGCTGCTTCAAGAAATTCTAATTGGTGACTAACATAGATGACAGGCTTTAGGAACAAGTGTTGCAAGAGACATTTATGTAGAAAATACTAAATTTTGATCAAATCCCTATAACAAAGATATATATGAAAGTACTTAGGTACAATTATAACTATGCATATCTAATTTGATTATATATGAGTACGTTCATCTTGATCTCGAGCTTTCGAACTTAAAGCCAAAAGCAACATGTATTTCAACTTTAGATCTAAAAATTTTGTGACATAGAAAATCGACCAAGGTTCCCAATGAAAGTAGAGTGGAAAGAAAATCTATGACCTAAATCTTTCTGGGCCATCAAGTGGGGATTGGGAAGAAAAAAAATTAAGAGACGGTTTTGGGAAGCAAGCAATATCCTAATCTATTAAGGAAATCTTGTAGACCGTAATATTCTTCATGTTCCCATTACAAATCCTATAGACTCTAGTATTCCTATTCCTATTTCTTTATGGATTAGTCTATTGCTTGTCATGGTGAGCCTATAAATAGGACGAACTTGAGAGCTTGTTCTCCATCTCAACTCTGATACCGATCAGAAACATAAGCCTTCAGAGTGTTGTCTCTCTTTGTGATCCCAAAAAACTCCTTGTTTTTGCAACCAACCAAACTCTTTGAATATCATGGTTGTTGTAGCAGAGGCACCCTTTCTTTCAGAACAGGCCAAGAAGGAGGAGAAGAACAGGAAGAGAGAGGCCAGAATCAGGGTACTTAAGGAAGAGAAAAGGAGAAAGAAAGAGGAGGAAGAAAGACAAAAGAGGGAGAAGGAGCTCCAAGCGATAGCAAACTTTAGAAACAATAGTTACAACAATAAGCAAGTTCCCAGAATTCCTGTGAAACCTGTTGTTGCTCTGGCAAAGCCGCAACCCCAAGCCCCGAAAACTCCTGCAAAAGTGGCCGAAACTCCTCTTCTTGCTGCTGCTTCTGCAAAGACAATGGTGCCAACTAGTACTACTCAAGCCTTCACTGTGCAACCTGCTCTTGTTGCTCTTGCCAAAGAAATTGTACATTCTCTTCCTAATGCTTCAAAGGTGTCTAACATCAATCACTATCAACAACAATCTGCTACTACTCGTTGCACAGAGATTATTTTCTATGTCGGGCAAATCCCTGTGAAGAGTGCAGGGATCAATTATACACCCAAAGCTAATATTTTGTTTGGGAGGAAGGAGACTCAAGCCACTAATGTTGTGAAGACTCAAGCCCTTGCTGTGGAGACTCAGACCAATCAAGCTGCAAAGGTCGTTATTCCTCAGACCAATCAAGCTGCAAAGGTTGTTGTTCCTCAGACTAATCAACTCGCAAAGGCTGTTGTTGTTGTTCCTCAGACCAATCAACCTGCAAAGGAGAAAGTAGTAGCAGCTCCTGCAACAAAGACTACTAACGGCCAGAAAGGTCTTGTAAGATCCTATTACAAGAATAGTAATGGACCAGATCACAAGAACTTTGAGAATGGAAGGGTCACTAATGGCGGTGGAAACGGTTCCAATCAAAAGTACTATGGTAATGGTTATGGCCAGAGGTACAATGGTAATGGTAATGGCCAGAGGTACTATGGTAATAGAAGACAAGAGAATCAGAAAAAACAAGCAAGACCAAAGCCTGTAATTGACGCTGAGGGGTGGCAATTGGTGGAGAATCGAAGGAGGATCTATTAGTTCTAAAGGAGCTTTCAGAGTAGGTCACCATGGGCAAAGGCAAAGCCTCTCGATGTTGTTGCAATTCCAGCTTCAGATGAGCTTGAATTTTCTTTTATGGCTTGAATTACCTATTTAATTGTAAGATCATATACACTTCAATAAAACTGTTAAGAATTCTATCTTTTTTTTTATCAATTTGTGCATCGTGTTTCTATGATTCATAGGTTTAAATAATATATATTAATCAACAACATGTCATAAACAACGATAAAAAATATATCAAGCACTAGCAGAAGTAGTTACTGTTGCTAGAAGTTTGAAATAGTATCAAATATTAAATATCAATTTAAATGTGCATGCATGAACAAAAAAACATAAGCTATAATGATGAGTAATTTCCAAGTGTATTCTAGTACCATGAACAAGTGTGTTCCTATATATGCATCAACATCACTGAAATGATCCTCGGAATCACACTATATACTGCTCCTCTTGCTAGTTGAATCCTTTGATTCTGTCCCCCACTTAGATTCATCCATCTCTCTCTCTCTCTTACTACAATCAGATCTTGGATGATCCAAGATATATAGGATCCAGATTAGTCCAACATACATAGGCTCACTATATATTATGTATATATAATATTCAAAATCCTATACATCTTTGAAAAATGGTCCAAAAAGTACGTGTCTGATCTTTTAGAGAAACTAATGTGGCGTTCGGTAACGTTTTCATGCTTGTATTTTCATTTTTCATTACTAGTAAAAAGAACTCTCACGAAATTCTAGTCTGTGCTCTCCCGAGAGGAAGCTAATGCTCATTTCACACACTTTAGATGACTGCAAAAGTTCTTAAACCGCAAAAGTTCTTAAAAGGACTTAAAGAACTTTTGAGTTTTAATCGTTCTATTGGTTAATATACCCTTAATCTCAAGCTTTCGAGGCTTCTCGAAGATGGCCGGAAATGCTCAGAATCAAGTTGTTTCTGCCTCTTTAAGTCTTTGTAATGTTGTTCTGGATGTTCACCAAATACCGAAGAGATTAGAGTTTCTACATACAAAGAGCAGTAAGTTTCGGTAACTTGGTGGTATCTCGAGTACAATTATTCTATTAAAAAAAAAAAGAAAAAAAAAGAGTTTCACTGTAGTGTAGTTTTGGTCACTAATGACTCCATCGAGATCGAGGGCTTTTATGTAAATACCGTCCAGTTACCGTTGAGAAACCCTTCCGCGGATTCTATATAAACCCCCTTCCGTTTCTTTAGGCATAGCGACACAAAAACAAACTGGGAAGCAAAATTTTCAAATTCGAAGAGCAATTCCGGCAAATTGGTCAGTTTTCTCAATTTTGTTGTTTACTTCCTTCTGAATTCAATTCATTTCTTTAGGGTTTTTCCATGGCTTCAATTGAAAAAATCCTTTTAAGAATTGAATGTTGAATTTTGTGGAGATCGGAAATAGGGTCAAGATTAATGAGATGGGTTTTCCTTTTTGGAGCTTCATGAATTGGGTATATGTATCAAGATTTCAATTTTGAGACCAGCTTTTGGGAATTGGGGGTTTGAGTAAAATTGATAGTAAAGAAATGGGTTTTGTTTTCAATTGATAATAAAGAAGCACCGATAATTAAAATTTGAGATTGAGATCGTTTCTTTCTGGGTTTTCATATGTGGTATCTGAGATGATGGGGTTTATGTATCTGAAATTCTGAGACTTGTGACCGTTTTTTCTGACTTGCTCTACATGTTGGTGATATTAAACAACGAGGGATCTGGAATGTTTTCAAATCTTTCCTTTCTTTTTTGTTCATCTTTTTGGTTTAAACTGCTGTGGAGAATTTTTGACTTGTCTGTAAATGTAGGGATGCTATAGTATGTCCATTATTTAGTTTAAAACATTTGGTGTATTGATCTGATGTGGGTGACTATTTTTTCATCGCAAAGTTTCTATGCAACAGTCCAATTAGTTTTTGAATTCTGACTCTGTATTTTCTTTTATGGTCAATGGACAAGTTGAACAAAGGCGACGACATAGTGTTCATGAGTTGGTACTAAACATGTGTTTATGCATTGTATACTATTGTTATTTTCTTTACAGTTAGCAGAGAATTAAATTCAGTTGGCTACAAAGAGCATACCAATGGCACCAAAAGTTGTTCGTTTCGTGCAGGATCAGAACCTCAATGTTCACTCTGCTGGTACTCACCAAGTTTATTGCTATGCTATTCCGTAGAATCTAAAATTCTTCCTTATGATATTTTGGTCTAACCATATTATCTACAACAGGAGTTTCTGTTGCGGGAAAGGGTGATGCATCCAAATCAACAAAGAAAGGCAGACTTGGTGGAAGGAAACCTTTGGGAGACCTATCCAATAGGGGGAAGCCTGATATGGTTAGCAAGGCATCAAGAAAGCCTGCTCTCACCAATTTTCCTGAAATCATTGCTGATGCAAGCAATAAGAAAGGCTTATCTAAGACATCTGGTAAAGTGCAGACCAAGCGAAAGCCTCTAACTGACGTGTCCAATTACACAGTGAAACCACAAACTTCTACTGTTGTGAAAGAGGAATCTTGTTGTAATTATGAGAAGGAAGGTTTCCTGCATGACCATGAACAGTGCGTTAAAGCAATGAGAGAGGGTACCCAGATGGATGAAATGGATATATTTCTGATGATAAATGGACCAACTCCATCCAAGCAGCTTTCATCTCCACCAAAAGCTTCCGAGTTAACCAAATTTGAGGTAAATATGCAAGTGCTTTCTTTTCCAGCACAGCTATTTTGTTAGTTTGGATCATCCTAAACTGTACGGTTCATTCATCTATCTTTTGTATTTTGATTTTTCAGCAGGAGTGTCTAATAACATACTTGAAAGAGATACCTGAGGATCAATACACCTTGCTGCCTATCATGAAGGATTCAGTTTCCTCACCCTTTTGTTCTCCACTTCCTTCACCAGATCACTATACCAACTTGCTATCTGGGGAGGACTGTGATTTTCAGCTGATGGAATCGCCATAGTTTCCAAGGCACTGCTTCCAAACTGTGTACTATGTGATCACCATAGTTTCCAAGGCCCTGCTTCCATAGTAAACAGTATGGAAGTGAACATACGCCAAATTGCTGATGCGCCATCTATCAACTTGAAATTTATGTAGCCAGGACGACTCTGTTATTAGCTTTTCTGGGGTTTTCATTTGTTCAGCATTTGAATGCTTTTCCTAGTTCTTAAAGTCGCTGGTCCATCTGTAGATATATTACTTCTTTCTTGTTCAGTTATAGCGAACCTATGTAGAGTCTGATATGTTTAACTATTTAGCTTTAAAAGCCTTTATCTTTGCTTTATCTGTTCTGTATTCCTTGTTTCCGCATGCGTTTTCTTCATTTTGGTTTAGCTGCGAAATCAGGTGGTTGTGTATATACTACCTAACAATGTTACATATATCCATGATCAATAAAGGTCAGATATGTAATGCTGTAATCAATCACAGAGGCAGCTGGTGTTATAGGCATATATGGTTTGGGAAACAAGTACATATATTTGACAAGG of the Fragaria vesca subsp. vesca linkage group LG6, FraVesHawaii_1.0, whole genome shotgun sequence genome contains:
- the LOC101294779 gene encoding uncharacterized protein LOC101294779 encodes the protein MAPKVVRFVQDQNLNVHSAGVSVAGKGDASKSTKKGRLGGRKPLGDLSNRGKPDMVSKASRKPALTNFPEIIADASNKKGLSKTSGKVQTKRKPLTDVSNYTVKPQTSTVVKEESCCNYEKEGFLHDHEQCVKAMREGTQMDEMDIFLMINGPTPSKQLSSPPKASELTKFEQECLITYLKEIPEDQYTLLPIMKDSVSSPFCSPLPSPDHYTNLLSGEDCDFQLMESP